The following nucleotide sequence is from Aspergillus luchuensis IFO 4308 DNA, chromosome 1, nearly complete sequence.
TTCTGGAGGGAACCAAGGTCATTGCGACTCAGAGTGACAATGCCGgcggttggggaggagtCATTGCCGGATATTTGTATGATTCGTAACGGCAATGACTGCGGTACATATGAGTATTATTCCTATCCATAGTActaatatttagttatagACTGGAGCACATGATCTTTACTAATACAATGACCGCAAATCGGTCGTATTCCTGGTGCTTGAATGGGTTTAGAATTTTATCGTTTAAAGTAGATGTGTAGGCGGTGCcgatctaaatatatatctccaAAATGTTAGTCTCTATGGAGTCTACATGCATTTGTGATGTTGGCTGTACTCAACAATAATTCTAATCACGCATTTGTCATATAAacaaaaaaataattacGACCCCCTGCAAAACAGCCTTTTCACTATCACAATGTGAAGTGATGTGAACCGTGGGTGGGAAACCAAGGGTTTGAGTGGATCGGGCCGCAACCTACGATCGGGTGGTGGCTCTCAATCCAAGgcgatccatccatcaaggGCCAACTCAACCCCCCGTCACACATCCTTAGTCTCCTTGACAGTTTGAACATCATGTCTCGTCGACAATATCCTCCAATCAGTGATGACCATGTCGATGATCCCAAGGGCTAAATAGGCACTAATGCCCTGTGCTGTCCGATCGGCCCTTTGCTCCTTGGGCTTGTGGTGGCTGGGCCCGAGGAGGCTGGGAGACATAGTCGCCCGTAtaaccaaccaccccaaGCCGTGATACCAGCCCAATTCAGCATCGTCCCTTGCCTTTTTGTTTGCTGCACTTGCCTCTTAATACCTCGTGGGCAGGTACAGGGTCTGCATCTGGAGGAATGTTCATCGGACACATCCACAATCCGCACTGCAAGTGAGCTGTTCACCGCATACATTCCTCGGTTGCATTTCGGCCGCCGCCATGCTCGCTCCGGGCTCTGGGAATGTGAGTCTCAGAACTGTCAGTTGTAAGTTTACTCTGCATAACCTTGGCACCCAGCCAAGGAATAAAGCATGATGCGTCTTCGGAATCAAGCTGACCGATGACTGATCTCCTCACAGCTAGTAGACCACAGTTAATGCACACCCAGTCTCAACAGTCGATCGCCGCCTCCGACGACTACTACTCCTTCTCAAGTCCTTCCTCAAGTGCAAGATCCCGAGCCAGCGGCAGTCGACTTACCGTGGCGCGGTATGCGACTCCAAactctcatcctccgtcTCGAACACCGTCTCCTAGCATCTCTCGAACGAATCTGGCCCCGCAGCCCGCTGGTGCACGATCGGAGCATTCTTTGAACGTCCCGAGCGAGAACAGGAATTTTGTTACACCCCCTTCTCAGACAATACGTGcagttgaggaggaagatccCGAGCCCAGCCCCATGTCAGATACCACGAGTCGCCGGGAGCCCAGTGACAGCTATGCGGGGCGGCCGCCTACTCCTGGGGTGGATGACTCGCCATACATTCACTTCGCCATCAGTCAACTTACGCGTGACGAGGAAGTTGCTGGGCCCAGACGACGAAGTTCGCTCGCTAGCAATGACAGTCCTCTCGAGCCACTGCTCTGGGATGAAGGATTGGGCTGCTTCATTCGCTCGCCTGGTCAATCggcaacaccaccagcacGGCCACCGCAACAATCATCCGACTCTATTGGGAGGGCACCTCAAAGCTCGGTAGATCCAGAATCGTTTGTCGCCGTTGAACCCCCGCATGACAGTCTATTATATCCGCCATTGGACTATGTGCCTACAGTCTTGCGGTCATGGGCACTGGCTGCCATAATCATCTGTTGCCTGCTAATGATTGCTGGAATAAGTTTCTGCAATGTATGGTCGCGGCGGCATGATGGGCTCTGGGACTATACTGGACTAGGCGGCTCGCATTACTTTGTGATGCAATTCCTACCCCAAATTTTGGGGATGGTCATCACTATCTGGACGTTTGTGATCCAAGCGGCAGTGTATAGAATTATGCCGTTTGCCATCATGGCTTCAGAGCGGCCGCTTGGTCATGTCCTCCAGAGCCTGCCTATCTTATCACGGAACTTTCTGGTCCCAGACTTCTCCTACTTCCGGCATGGCGAGGGAATAGTTGGTTTCACTTTGTTCACCATGTGGCTGTCGAACTTGATCACCCTACCGCTGTTGAGTTGCCTCTTCCAGGCTAAGTGGTACTTGATCGATGGACAGGGGACGTGGCGGTGGGCCTCAGTTTCGGCGGTTGGCTGGACCCTCGTGGCCATCTATGCGTTGTTGACCATtggcctgctcctgctcATGTTTCGTTTTGTACGCACATGGTCGGGATTGATGTGGGACCCTGTGAGTTTGGCCGATCTGATTTCAATTATTCAGCGATCGAACATCTTGCACGACTTTGAACAATCCGAGACATTGCCAGATGTAGGCGAATCGCTCGACCCGCGGTTCTTGCGATTGGGCTACTGGAAACTATCAAACCGTGCGGATATATTCTACGGAATCGGTGAGGTAGATGCACCAGTTCGGACACCATCATTGCAccgcaaggagaagaatctTCAGATGCAGTCACACGGCCTGTCAAGGGTCTCATTTGACGTTGAGCAGCATGGCCTcgcagagaaggaagagtacTATCAACACCTGTATTCGCCAGCTATCCGTTATCGCTGGATCCCATGGTTCCTTCGCGATGGCTTTGTCGTTCTGTGGACGATAATAATTTGCGCCTTGTTTATTGCATTCGTGTTGGTCAGCTTCATCCACAATGCGATTAAAGACGGATTTCCTCCGCGTTTGCCAACTCTGCCGTCTACTGGTGcattttcctcttccaactTCTGCTACAGTTTCGTTCCTGCCTTCATTGGAAATGTCCTCTTCCTGGCATGGCAGCCTATCGATGTCTATTTCCGTGCGCTGCAGCCGTTTGCAGCTCTAGCTTCTCCGACCGGTGCTCGAGCCGAGCAGAGTCTCTTATTGTCTTACACGTCCTGCTTTCCCTTGCAGGTGACACTCGCCGCAATTTTAAACAAGCACTACAAGGTGGCCTGGATTTCATTCGTGAGTACGATGTCCGCGGCGATCCCTATCTTGGCCGGAGGGATGTTTATCGCCCTGTACCACCCGTCTGATGGGACGATCTTGATCTCTGCTCTGATGCCTGCGTTCTATGCCATCGTGGCTTTCTGTGCACTCTACATGGTGTCTTTCCTGTGCATATGGccccgccgctgccgccgcttgCCACATGACATTAGCACTTTGGCTGATCAGATGAGCTTTTTATACCAAAGCCCATTGCTAGCAGACAAGATCCTGCGCGAGCCTAGGAGCAAGGCGGATCTGGTCACCCGACTGGTCGTTGCCCCTCCTGGCGACCGAGAGCATTCCATGTACGGTTTTGGAATCTATGTGGGTCGGGATGGCAAGGAACATCTCGGAATCGATCGTTTCGACCGTCCTGGCCGGGCCGATATGTTAATCACTACCGGCTATGCACGATAGGATGCTACTGAGGTGTCCAGAGAAAAGTATTCTTGTACGATGACTGGGTGGTTGTTTGCTGCCTGATTGCATATATGCGGCTTTAGCCGCAGATCTTCATGTTTGCGATGATATATGCGTTATGAACATACCCTTCGACTTTTTCAAGATGACGCCTATT
It contains:
- a CDS encoding uncharacterized protein (COG:S;~EggNog:ENOG410PIWI;~InterPro:IPR021840;~PFAM:PF11915;~TransMembrane:8 (i253-276o296-319i361-386o406-425i558-579o599-622i674-700o706-733i)), yielding MLAPGSGNVSLRTVSSSRPQLMHTQSQQSIAASDDYYSFSSPSSSARSRASGSRLTVARYATPNSHPPSRTPSPSISRTNLAPQPAGARSEHSLNVPSENRNFVTPPSQTIRAVEEEDPEPSPMSDTTSRREPSDSYAGRPPTPGVDDSPYIHFAISQLTRDEEVAGPRRRSSLASNDSPLEPLLWDEGLGCFIRSPGQSATPPARPPQQSSDSIGRAPQSSVDPESFVAVEPPHDSLLYPPLDYVPTVLRSWALAAIIICCLLMIAGISFCNVWSRRHDGLWDYTGLGGSHYFVMQFLPQILGMVITIWTFVIQAAVYRIMPFAIMASERPLGHVLQSLPILSRNFLVPDFSYFRHGEGIVGFTLFTMWLSNLITLPLLSCLFQAKWYLIDGQGTWRWASVSAVGWTLVAIYALLTIGLLLLMFRFVRTWSGLMWDPVSLADLISIIQRSNILHDFEQSETLPDVGESLDPRFLRLGYWKLSNRADIFYGIGEVDAPVRTPSLHRKEKNLQMQSHGLSRVSFDVEQHGLAEKEEYYQHLYSPAIRYRWIPWFLRDGFVVLWTIIICALFIAFVLVSFIHNAIKDGFPPRLPTLPSTGAFSSSNFCYSFVPAFIGNVLFLAWQPIDVYFRALQPFAALASPTGARAEQSLLLSYTSCFPLQVTLAAILNKHYKVAWISFVSTMSAAIPILAGGMFIALYHPSDGTILISALMPAFYAIVAFCALYMVSFLCIWPRRCRRLPHDISTLADQMSFLYQSPLLADKILREPRSKADLVTRLVVAPPGDREHSMYGFGIYVGRDGKEHLGIDRFDRPGRADMLITTGYAR